One genomic window of Arachis stenosperma cultivar V10309 chromosome 10, arast.V10309.gnm1.PFL2, whole genome shotgun sequence includes the following:
- the LOC130958054 gene encoding transcription factor MYB3R-1, whose translation MEGDREIIAAPNGVVDGVQRIRALHGRTTGPTRRSTKGQWTAEEDEILRKAVQRFKGKNWKKIAECFKDRTDVQCLHRWQKVLNPDLVKGPWSKEEDEIIIELVNQYGPKKWSTIAQSLPGRIGKQCRERWHNHLNPSINKEAWTQEEELALIRAHQIYGNKWAELTKFLPGRTDNAIKNHWNSSVKKKLDSYLASGLITPLSNVPLVGNPNQPMASTSSKLQSSGDEAGHRGTEGEEVSQCSQESANATQFPSAKEMSNVLQSREEYRGNEEYGPGKGYSPSQASCSEPYYVSLDDITISIPEMPRQVTSSSQFIEQNYSQEPVNPAAGDCHHNLLSLPNISSLGFVQESTQLQNECMVHARSEGHDMADAPFQTSVELAVSTSIRPTAMDSLREHMLISDDECCRVLFSEAISDDGPSSVDYNKGVHMVDLSGCTSILHESSLPSASVPTANDGRLQCTSETKHLLQPEDQQFVSRAHDVYANDLASAPSIYGICSAEMQEESDIVNDTSKLIPVNSFGCGPDTKKTDHSIMEKPNGHAEQEDTGALCYEPPRFPSSDIPFFSCDLVQSGSDMQQEFSPLGIRQFMMSSMNCLTPFRLWDSPSHDKSPDALLKSAAKTFTGTPSILKKRHRDFLSPLSDKRVDKKLETSNLIKNFSRLDVMFDDSETQKTDPLSPSPLKENLGPSSEMEQVDKKNEPPMLDDNKSVNDKDASDFLDKTEQRALDVDSKRNDDVNTTVEIVQQRSGVLVDRDPNNLLLNSPKQVGVKSDIVLSARTNKHACSSVKSPCIRVKENERVSIALTCVQSVCSTAAVENLGDQTGKDGGFETSSIFNETPFRRSLESPSPWKSPWFINTFLSSPRIDTEITIEDFGIFMSPCDRSYDAIGLMKQVSEQTAAQYANAHEILENETPKALPKDASRNNRDENKENNDPQKQHVNHSQLTSKALVERRILDFSECGSPGKGDSSKSSSMILESPSSYLKDCR comes from the exons ATGGAAGGTGACAGGGAAATCATTGCTGCACCAAATGGGGTAGTTGATGGTGTTCAGAGAATTAGAGCATTGCACGG GAGGACGACTGGTCCTACAAGGCGTTCTACAAAAGGACAATGGACTGCCGAAGAG GATGAGATTTTGCGTAAAGCTGTTCAGCGTTTTAAAGGAAAGAATTGGAAAAAAATAG CTGAGTGTTTCAAGGATAGAACTGATGTCCAGTGCCTGCATAGATGGCAGAAAGTCCTAAATCCAGATCTTGTCAAAGGTCCATGGTCTAAAGAG GAAGATGAAATAATTATCGAATTAGTGAATCAATATGGGCCTAAAAAGTGGTCTACTATTGCTCAGAGTTTACCTGGACGTATTGGTAAGCAATGTCGAGAAAG GTGGCATAATCATCTTAATCCTTCAataaacaaggaagcatggacaCAGGAAGAGGAGTTGGCTCTAATACGTGCTCATCAAATTTATGGAAACAAATGGGCAGAACTAACAAAGTTCTTACCTGGAAg GACAGACAATGCCATAAAAAACCACTGGAACAGTTCTGTAAAAAAGAAATTGGATTCTTACTTGGCGTCAGGCTTGATTACTCCGTTATCAAATGTACCGCTTGTTGGAAATCCCAATCAACCCATGGCCTCAACCTCTTCAAAGTTGCAGTCTAGTGGAGATGAAGCTGGTCATAGGGGGACTGAAGGAGAGGAAGTTTCACAATGTAGCCAGGAGTCAGCTAATGCCACACAGTTTCCATCTGCCAAAGAGATGAGCAATGTTTTACAATCCAGAGAGGAATACAGAGGAAACGAAGAATATGGTCCTGGAAAGGGGTATAGTCCTAGTCAAGCTTCTTGTTCAGAGCCATATTATGTTTCTCTGGACGACATCACTATATCTATCCCAGAGATGCCTCGCCAAGTGACTTCCTCCTCTCAATTCATTGAGCAAAATTACTCACAAGAACCTGTAAATCCAGCAGCCGGGGATTGCCATCATAATTTGCTTTCCTTACCCAATATTTCCTCACTGGGTTTTGTGCAGGAATCCACACAGTTGCAAAATGAGTGTATGGTTCATGCTCGCAGTGAAGGCCATGATATGGCCGATGCTCCATTTCAGACTTCTGTAGAGCTAGCTGTTTCGACATCCATAAGACCTACTGCTATGGACTCGCTACGAGAGCACATGTTGATATCTGATGATGAATGTTGCAGAGTTTTATTTTCAGAGGCAATAAGTGATGACGGCCCTTCTTCTGTGGACTATAATAAAGGTGTACATATGGTTGACTTGTCTGGGTGCACTTCCATTCTTCACGAGTCGTCTTTACCATCTGCCTCAGTACCTACTGCTAATGATGGTAGATTGCAGTGTACTTCAGAAACAAAACATTTACTTCAGCCTGAGGATCAGCAGTTTGTCTCCAGAGCACACGATGTTTATGCTAATGACTTAGCCAGtgctccttctatttatggtaTATGTAGTGCAGAAATGCAAGAGGAATCTGATATAGTGAATGACACTTCAAAATTGATCCCTGTAAATAGTTTTGGCTGTGGACCAGATACTAAAAAAACTGACCATTCTATCATGGAAAAGCCGAATGGGCATGCAGAACAGGAAGACACAGGAGCTTTATGTTATGAACCTCCCCGTTTTCCTAGTTCGGATATTCCTTTCTTCAGCTGTGATCTTGTACAATCTGGCAGTGATATGCAGCAAGAATTTAGTCCCCTTGGTATTCGCCAGTTTATGATGTCCTCTATGAACTGTCTGACTCCCTTTAGGTTATGGGACTCACCTTCTCATGATAAAAGCCCGGATGCTTTGTTGAAAAGTGCTGCTAAAACCTTCACAGGTACACCATCAATATTAAAGAAACGACACCGTGATTTTTTGTCTCCTCTATCAGATAAGAGAGTTGACAAGAAACTTGAGACATCCAACTTGATAAAAAACTTTTCCCGACTGGATGTCATGTTTGATGACAGTGAGACTCAGAAAACAGATCCACTTTCTCCATCTCCATTGAAGGAAAATCTTGGGCCATCTTCTGAAATGGAACAAGTAGACAAGAAAAATGAACCACCAATGCTGGACGACAATAAATCAGTAAATGATAAAGATGCTAGTGATTTTCTAGATAAGACTGAGCAACGAGCTCTCGATGTTGATTCTAAGAGGAACGATGATGTTAACACTACCGTTGAGATT GTGCAACAACGTTCTGGAGTCTTGGTTGACCGTGATCCGAATAACTTGCTGTTGAATTCTCCTAAGCAAGTTGGTGTGAAATCAGACATAGTATTAAGTGCTAGAACAAATAAACATGCATGCTCAAGTGTTAAGTCTCCTTGTATTCGTGTGAAGGAGAATGAGAGAGTTTCAATTGCTCTTACATGTGTACAATCTGTTTGTTCAACAGCCGCCGTAGAAAACTTGGGTGATCAAACAGGAAAAGATGGAGGGTTTGAAACATCCAGCAT ATTTAATGAAACACCTTTTAGGAGAAGCCTTGAATCACCTTCACCGTGGAAATCTCCTTGGTTCATAAATACATTTTTGTCTAGCCCCAGGATTGATACCGAAATTACAATTGAG GATTTTGGGATATTCATGAGCCCATGTGATAGAAGCTATGATGCAATTGGGTTGATGAAACAGGTTAGCGAACAAACTGCTGCTCAATATGCCAATGCTCATgaaattttggaaaatgaaaCTCCCAAGGCGTTACCAAAAGATGCATCTAGAAACAACAGGGATGAGAACAAGGAAAACAATGATCCACAGAAGCAGCATGTGAACCATTCTCAATTGACTTCAAAAGCTTTG GTGGAGCGACGCATACTTGACTTCAGTGAATGCGGATCACCAGGCAAAGGTGACAGCAGCAAATCATCAAGCATGATCTTAGAAAGTCCGTCGTCATATTTGAAGGATTGTAGATAG
- the LOC130954295 gene encoding la protein 1, translating to MATPSLDEQTSKKVIRQVEFYFSDSNLPTDNFMRKTVSESEDGMVSLALLCSFNRMRKHLNLGDVKADEISKDTVAAVAQALRSSSSLKISEDGKQVGRTTELPKPEEVIEQVEGRTVAASPFEYNLKMEDVEAFFGQHAKVNSVRLPRHVGDKRFFCGTALIEFSSEEDVEKILKQKLVYAGAELELKPKKEFDVEREKEKEEFEKSRPPVGSNHQNNNSNAEDNFPKGLIIAFKLKSISDEVPSNQGGADLLVNGNGNGHKTDGTNPTEVAAGESDEKASESAEDDKENNAEKEGKETESEEKEGKETESEEKEAESEEKETESEEKETESEEKGLETDEKISPPAYKGDKNVVSREDLKVIFQKFGTVKFIDFTIGDESGYIRFEEAEAAQKARAAAVLTDKGGLPVKNFVAILDPVTGEAEREYWSLLRKNQDKKYREFKGNRGRGGRHGGRGGKHARSRDNGSRNRPNKSQKV from the exons ATGGCGACGCCCTCCTTGGACGAACAAACATCTAAGAAAGTCATTAGACAA GTTGAGTTCTACTTCAGCGACAGCAACCTTCCCACCGATAATTTCATGCGGAAAACTGTATCTGAAAGCGAAGATGGCA TGGTTAGTTTGGCGTTGCTTTGTTCATTCAATAGAATGAGAAAGCACCTTAATCTTGGTGATGTGAAGGCTGATGAGATTTCGAAAGACACTGTTGCTGCTGTTGCTCAAGCTTTGAGAAGTTCTTCATCTCTCAAGATCTCTGAAGATG GGAAACAAGTTGGTAGGACAACGGAACTTCCAAAACCAGAGGAGGTTATTGAGCAGGTGGAGGGAAGAACAGTTGCTGCATCCCCATTTGAATATAACTTGAAGATGGAAGATGTGGAGGCATTCTTTGGTCAACATGCCAAG gtCAATAGTGTTCGTCTGCCCCGGCATGTTGGAGACAAAAGGTTCTTCTGTGGCACCGCCCTCATTGAGTTTTCATCAGAGGAAGATgtagaaaaaattttgaaacaaaaactGGTCTATGCTGGGGCTGAGTTAGAACTAAAACCAAA GAAGGAATTTGATGTggagagagaaaaggaaaaagaagaattTGAAAAATCTCGTCCTCCTGTGGGCTCAAATCACCAGAATAATAACTCCAATGCAGAAGACAA CTTCCCTAAAGGCTTAATTATTGCCTTCAAACTAAAGAGCATTTCAGATGAAGTTCCTTCCAACCAAGGTGGTGCTGATCTACTGGTCAATGGCAATGGCAATGGCCACAAAACAGATGGGACAAATCCCACTGAAGTTGCTGCCGGAGAAAGTGATGAAAAGGCATCAGAAAGTGCTGAGGATGACAAAGAAAATAATGCGgagaaagaaggaaaggaaaCTGAAAGTGAGgaaaaagaaggaaaggaaaCTGAAAGTGAGGAAAAAGAAGCTGAAAGTGAGGAAAAGGAAACTGAAAGTGAAGAAAAGGAAACTGAAAGTGAAGAAAAGGGTCTAGAAACTGATGAAAAAATTTCACCCCCTGCTTACAAGGGTGACAAGAATGTTGTTTCGCGTGAGGATTTGAAGGTTATCTTTCAGAAGTTTGGTACTGTGAAG TTCATTGATTTCACGATTGGAGATGAGTCAGGATACATCCGGTTTGAAGAAGCTGAAGCTGCTCAGAAAGCTCGTGCTGCTGCGGTACTTACTGATAAGGGTGGCTTGCCTGTGAAGAATTTTGTTGCTATCCTAGATCCAGTGACTG GTGAGGCTGAAAGAGAATACTGGAGCCTTCTCCGCAAAAACCAAGACAAGAAGTACCGCGAGTTTAAGGGTAATCGAGGAAG GGGAGGAAGGCATGGTGGTAGAGGAGGAAAACATGCACGCTCTAGAGATAATGGATCACGAAATCGCCCAAACAAATCTCAGAAAGTTTAA